A stretch of Deinococcus aquiradiocola DNA encodes these proteins:
- a CDS encoding YdcF family protein, which translates to MRQNGRSQGSLGSGALALLLLAGAGLVTALPLPRPHAPARPHATLLVLGAAQYNGRPSPAFRERLDRAAALYRAGGVTRVVVSGGVGTGDRYAEGTVGRLYLARHGVPIADVQAETRSRTTLQNLQYSRALLQDAARPGRTLPVTLVTDEAHAPRALALARASGLNADVSSVPLGSGQARYRLREKLALLAYTLLGVARP; encoded by the coding sequence ATGCGGCAGAACGGCAGGTCACAGGGCAGCCTGGGCAGCGGTGCCCTGGCCCTCCTGCTGCTCGCCGGCGCGGGCCTCGTCACGGCCCTCCCGCTGCCCCGCCCCCATGCCCCCGCCCGGCCTCACGCGACCCTGCTCGTGCTGGGCGCCGCGCAGTACAACGGCCGCCCCAGCCCCGCCTTCCGCGAACGCCTCGACCGCGCTGCCGCCCTTTACCGCGCGGGCGGCGTGACGCGCGTCGTCGTGAGCGGCGGCGTGGGCACCGGCGACCGCTACGCGGAAGGCACGGTGGGCCGCCTGTACCTCGCGCGGCACGGCGTGCCCATCGCGGACGTGCAGGCCGAGACGCGCAGCCGCACCACCCTCCAGAACCTCCAGTACAGCCGCGCGCTGCTGCAGGACGCCGCCCGGCCCGGCCGGACGCTGCCCGTCACGCTCGTCACCGACGAGGCGCACGCCCCGCGCGCCCTGGCACTCGCCCGTGCCAGCGGCCTGAACGCCGACGTGAGCAGCGTCCCGCTCGGGTCCGGGCAGGCCCGCTACCGCCTGCGCGAGAAGCTCGCCCTGCTCGCGTACACCCTGCTGGGCGTCGCCCGCCCCTGA
- a CDS encoding GntR family transcriptional regulator produces the protein MAKYPLIKTTLKDRLLGGDYSEGFPLPSEPQLAREFEVSRMTARRAIDELEREGYVYRVQGAGTFPTGKRFRQGMFRVRPFREWARDPDQHNTILQSMQLNATPEIASVLQVETGNPVIFIHRLRLAGEEPLVIEKRYIDARLAGGLLEHNLTSESIHEVMVSMGVPMTRVEQSLEAVNLRQEEADLLRVPVGTAAFLLRRTTFSGSRRASYVNYWVRGDRYAFQDSFEP, from the coding sequence ATGGCCAAATACCCACTGATCAAGACCACCCTGAAAGATCGGCTGCTGGGTGGAGACTACTCGGAAGGGTTCCCTCTTCCCAGTGAACCCCAACTCGCCCGCGAATTCGAAGTGTCCCGCATGACGGCCCGCCGCGCCATCGACGAACTGGAACGGGAAGGGTACGTGTACCGCGTGCAGGGCGCCGGGACCTTCCCGACCGGCAAACGCTTCCGTCAGGGCATGTTCCGCGTGCGTCCCTTCCGGGAATGGGCGCGCGACCCGGACCAGCACAACACCATCCTGCAGAGCATGCAGCTGAACGCCACGCCCGAGATCGCCAGCGTGCTGCAGGTCGAGACGGGCAATCCCGTGATCTTCATTCACCGCCTGCGGCTCGCGGGCGAGGAACCGCTCGTGATCGAGAAGCGGTACATCGACGCGCGCCTCGCGGGCGGCCTGCTGGAACACAACCTCACGAGCGAGAGCATCCACGAGGTGATGGTCAGCATGGGTGTCCCCATGACGCGCGTCGAGCAGAGCCTGGAGGCCGTGAACCTGCGTCAGGAGGAAGCGGACCTGCTGCGCGTGCCGGTCGGCACGGCGGCGTTCCTGCTGCGCCGCACGACGTTCAGCGGGTCGCGCCGCGCCAGTTACGTCAACTACTGGGTGCGCGGCGACCGGTACGCCTTCCAGGACAGCTTCGAGCCCTGA
- the moaA gene encoding GTP 3',8-cyclase MoaA produces MPSNSVSPLTDVLGRPLRDLRLSVTDRCNLRCTYCMPAEVFGPDFAFLPRTELLSFEELERLTRVFVAGGVQKLRLTGGEPLLRRDLPDLIARLVRIEGVQDIAMTTNGLLLPRLAADLKAAGLRRVTVSLDSVDPEVFGRMNGLGVHPDRVLDGIEAALAAGLGVKVNTVVQRGVNDAALGELWAALRDRAVLRFIEFMDVGNHNGWNLDAVVPPREVLARLGGDFRPVDAQYRGEVASRWVDAEGHEAGLITSVTRPFCGDCTRARLSAVGVLYTCLFATGGLDLRSPLRDGASDGELAALLAGTWSARRDRYSEERGEATHADRPKVEMSHIGG; encoded by the coding sequence GTGCCCTCCAACTCCGTTTCGCCGCTCACCGATGTGCTGGGCCGACCGCTGCGTGACCTGAGGCTGTCGGTCACGGACCGCTGCAACCTGCGCTGCACGTACTGCATGCCTGCCGAGGTCTTCGGGCCGGATTTCGCGTTCCTGCCGCGCACGGAACTGCTGAGTTTCGAGGAGCTGGAGCGCCTGACGCGGGTGTTCGTGGCGGGCGGCGTGCAGAAATTGCGCCTGACGGGCGGCGAGCCGCTGCTGCGGCGGGACCTGCCGGACCTGATCGCGCGCCTCGTGCGGATAGAGGGCGTGCAGGACATCGCCATGACCACCAACGGCCTGCTGCTGCCGCGTCTCGCGGCGGACCTGAAGGCGGCGGGCCTGCGGCGCGTGACGGTCAGTCTGGACAGCGTGGACCCGGAGGTGTTCGGCCGCATGAACGGGCTGGGTGTGCATCCGGACCGGGTGCTGGACGGGATCGAGGCGGCGCTCGCGGCGGGGCTGGGCGTGAAGGTGAACACGGTGGTGCAGCGCGGCGTGAACGACGCGGCGCTCGGTGAGCTGTGGGCGGCACTGCGGGACCGCGCGGTGCTGCGCTTCATCGAGTTCATGGATGTCGGGAACCACAACGGCTGGAACCTGGACGCGGTGGTGCCGCCGCGCGAGGTGCTGGCGCGGCTGGGCGGGGACTTCCGGCCAGTGGACGCGCAGTACCGGGGCGAGGTGGCGTCCCGCTGGGTGGACGCGGAGGGGCACGAGGCGGGACTCATCACGAGCGTGACGCGGCCCTTCTGCGGCGACTGCACGCGGGCGCGGCTGTCGGCGGTGGGCGTGCTGTACACGTGCCTGTTCGCGACGGGCGGGCTGGACCTGCGTTCGCCGCTGCGGGACGGCGCGAGCGACGGTGAGCTCGCGGCGCTGCTGGCCGGGACGTGGAGTGCGCGGCGCGACCGGTACTCGGAGGAGCGCGGCGAGGCGACGCACGCGGACCGCCCGAAGGTCGAGATGTCTCATATCGGCGGCTGA
- the acs gene encoding acetate--CoA ligase produces the protein MTGKIEHASHDEAPVAPPTDFAARANVTEQQYRDMYARSMHDPEGFWGDTARELHWHAPWDRVLDWQSPHAQWFVGGRTNIAYNALDRQVQRGLGDRRAIVWEGENGDIRTYTYAELLEQVKRAANALLNLGVVSGDRVTLYLPMIPEAAIAMLACARIGATHSVVFGGFSVSALADRIQNAQSRVLITADASYRRGTLVPLKGNADAAAAQAPVLERMLVVCRADCDAPMQEGRDTYWHDALAAASSDHDAAPLDSEHPLFVLYTSGSTGKPKGVVHTTGGYMVGTYLTTRTVFDLKEDDLYWCTADVGWITGHSYIVYGPLLNGASVLMYEGAPNHPDWARFWDITERHGVTVLYTAPTAIRSFMRAGDDFPARHDLSSLRLLGSVGEPINPEAWRWYHRVIGGGRCPVVDTWWQTETGSIMLTTLPGAFPAKPGTAGLPMFGVDPAIVTREGDDVPDGEGGLLVIRKPWPSMLRTVYGDDERYVRTYWGEIPGVYFAGDGARRDADGYITVMGRVDDVLNVSGHRLGTSEIESALVGHASVAEAAVVGRPDEVKGEGVVAFVLLQNGHTADPAELRRHVSRVIGALARPDAIYIADALPKTRSGKIMRRFLRQVAAGQEISGDTSTLEDPSVLDRLAATPAQ, from the coding sequence ATGACCGGCAAGATCGAGCACGCCTCGCACGACGAGGCCCCCGTCGCCCCACCCACCGACTTCGCGGCCCGCGCCAACGTCACCGAACAGCAGTACCGCGACATGTACGCGCGCAGCATGCACGACCCCGAAGGCTTCTGGGGCGATACCGCCCGCGAACTGCACTGGCACGCCCCCTGGGACCGCGTCCTCGACTGGCAGTCCCCGCACGCCCAGTGGTTCGTGGGCGGCCGGACCAACATCGCGTACAACGCCCTCGACCGGCAGGTGCAGCGCGGCCTGGGCGACCGGCGCGCCATCGTCTGGGAAGGCGAGAACGGCGACATCCGCACGTACACGTACGCCGAACTGCTCGAACAGGTCAAACGCGCCGCGAACGCCCTGCTGAACCTCGGCGTGGTCAGCGGCGACCGCGTCACCCTGTACCTCCCCATGATTCCCGAGGCGGCCATCGCCATGCTCGCCTGCGCCCGCATCGGCGCGACGCACAGCGTCGTGTTCGGCGGCTTCAGCGTCTCGGCCCTCGCCGACCGCATCCAGAACGCGCAGAGCAGGGTCCTCATCACCGCCGACGCCAGTTACCGGCGCGGCACGCTCGTCCCCCTCAAAGGCAACGCCGACGCGGCCGCCGCGCAGGCCCCCGTCCTCGAACGGATGCTCGTCGTGTGCCGCGCCGACTGCGACGCGCCCATGCAGGAGGGCCGCGACACGTACTGGCACGACGCGCTCGCCGCCGCCAGCAGCGACCACGACGCCGCGCCCCTGGACAGCGAACACCCGCTGTTCGTGCTGTACACCTCCGGCAGCACCGGCAAACCCAAAGGCGTCGTGCACACCACCGGCGGGTACATGGTCGGCACGTACCTCACCACCCGCACCGTCTTCGACCTCAAGGAAGACGACCTGTACTGGTGCACCGCCGACGTCGGCTGGATCACCGGGCACAGCTACATCGTGTACGGCCCCCTCCTGAACGGCGCGTCCGTCCTCATGTACGAGGGCGCCCCCAACCACCCCGACTGGGCGAGGTTCTGGGACATCACCGAACGCCACGGCGTCACCGTGCTGTACACCGCGCCCACCGCCATCCGCAGCTTCATGCGCGCCGGAGACGACTTTCCCGCCCGGCACGACCTGAGCAGCCTGCGCCTCCTCGGGTCGGTCGGCGAACCCATCAACCCCGAAGCGTGGCGCTGGTACCACCGCGTCATCGGCGGCGGACGCTGCCCCGTGGTGGACACGTGGTGGCAGACCGAGACGGGCAGCATCATGCTCACCACGCTGCCCGGCGCGTTCCCCGCCAAGCCCGGCACGGCCGGACTGCCGATGTTCGGCGTGGACCCCGCCATCGTGACGCGCGAAGGCGACGACGTTCCCGACGGCGAGGGCGGCCTGCTCGTGATCCGCAAACCCTGGCCCAGCATGCTGCGCACCGTGTACGGCGACGACGAACGCTACGTCAGGACGTACTGGGGCGAGATTCCCGGCGTGTACTTCGCCGGGGACGGCGCGCGCCGCGACGCCGACGGGTACATCACCGTCATGGGCCGCGTGGACGACGTCCTCAACGTCTCCGGGCACCGTCTCGGCACGAGCGAGATCGAGTCGGCCCTCGTCGGTCACGCGAGCGTCGCGGAGGCCGCCGTCGTCGGCCGCCCCGACGAGGTCAAGGGAGAGGGCGTCGTCGCCTTCGTGCTCCTCCAGAACGGCCACACCGCCGACCCGGCCGAACTGCGGCGGCACGTGAGCCGCGTGATCGGCGCGCTCGCCCGCCCGGACGCCATCTACATCGCCGACGCGCTCCCCAAGACCCGCAGCGGCAAGATCATGCGCCGCTTCCTGCGGCAGGTCGCGGCCGGACAGGAGATCAGCGGCGACACCAGCACCCTCGAAGACCCCAGCGTCCTCGACCGCCTCGCCGCCACCCCCGCCCAGTGA
- a CDS encoding globin domain-containing protein: MTNPLSPDLRGTLYDRIGPATLRDLLERFYARVAQDPLIADLFPGSRDPALWSVTLDKQFAFMSGFLGGPPLYHRQYGNPMLRARHLPFPITPDRARAWLACMQAALRDTPDLDQGTAAELHMSLTRVAMHMVNTETP, translated from the coding sequence ATGACCAACCCCCTGTCCCCCGACCTGCGCGGCACCCTGTACGACCGCATCGGGCCAGCCACGCTGCGGGACCTGCTGGAACGCTTCTACGCCCGCGTGGCGCAGGACCCGCTCATCGCGGACCTCTTCCCCGGCAGCCGCGACCCCGCCCTGTGGAGCGTGACGCTCGACAAGCAGTTCGCGTTCATGAGCGGCTTCCTGGGCGGCCCGCCCCTGTACCACAGGCAGTACGGGAACCCCATGCTGCGCGCCCGGCACCTCCCGTTCCCCATCACGCCGGACCGCGCCCGTGCCTGGCTCGCGTGCATGCAGGCCGCCCTGCGCGACACGCCGGACCTCGACCAGGGCACGGCCGCCGAACTGCACATGAGCCTCACCCGCGTCGCGATGCACATGGTGAACACCGAAACGCCCTGA
- the deoD gene encoding purine-nucleoside phosphorylase produces MSVHLNAQEGQIAPTVLLPGDPLRAQHIAQTFFDNPVQHNSVRGMLGFTGTYRGKPVSVQGTGMGMPSAGIYVHELIHSYGAKTLVRVGTCGSYQKDVHVRDIVLGQAACTDSNLNFTRFQGLSYAPIADFSLLMAAYQRAQARGFAAHVGNIMSSDIFYQDDPQSFQMWADHGVLAVEMEAAALYTQAAKAGVRALTVLTVSDHLVTHEVTTAEERQTTFNQMIEVALEAALGLD; encoded by the coding sequence ATGAGTGTCCACTTGAACGCCCAGGAAGGCCAGATCGCCCCCACCGTGCTGCTCCCCGGTGACCCGCTGCGCGCGCAGCACATCGCGCAGACGTTCTTCGACAACCCCGTGCAGCACAACAGCGTGCGCGGCATGCTGGGCTTCACCGGCACGTACCGCGGCAAGCCCGTCAGCGTGCAGGGCACCGGCATGGGCATGCCCAGCGCCGGGATCTACGTGCACGAACTCATCCACAGTTACGGCGCCAAGACGCTCGTGCGCGTCGGCACCTGCGGGTCGTACCAGAAGGACGTGCACGTGCGCGACATCGTGCTCGGCCAGGCGGCCTGCACCGACTCGAACCTGAACTTCACGCGCTTCCAGGGCCTGAGCTACGCGCCCATCGCGGACTTCTCGCTCCTGATGGCCGCGTACCAGCGCGCGCAGGCGCGCGGCTTCGCGGCGCACGTCGGGAACATCATGTCGAGCGACATCTTCTACCAGGACGACCCCCAGTCCTTCCAGATGTGGGCGGATCACGGTGTGCTCGCCGTGGAGATGGAGGCCGCCGCGCTGTACACGCAGGCCGCCAAGGCGGGCGTGCGCGCCCTGACCGTCCTGACGGTCAGCGACCACCTCGTGACGCACGAGGTCACGACCGCCGAGGAACGCCAGACGACCTTCAACCAGATGATCGAAGTCGCGCTCGAAGCGGCCCTCGGCCTCGACTGA
- a CDS encoding cytochrome c oxidase assembly protein translates to MTPNLSPTLADLLAPRPDAAWLAALLLLGGWYALGFVHAPRAAWPAWRAALFGLGLLVALLVTQTAVTDFTLNSMTLYMARLMVLAEVVPPLVILGLPAGHLVPRGRAARALSWLLDPWVALALWTVIIVFWNVPAGFSASLVSNTASGLLPLLYVLGGLLSWAVVLRPLPTVQGRGFGNRGWFGLLASLPMMAVAAVWLYSPRVLYAPYVGALCLWNTTPLQNQVNSGWVMMIAGLPSMALAVAQLMLWLIALADSGTVTETEDPDAVNPDDRPAPGPADARP, encoded by the coding sequence GTGACCCCCAACCTCTCCCCCACCCTCGCGGACCTGCTCGCGCCGCGCCCGGACGCCGCATGGCTCGCCGCGCTGCTGCTGCTGGGCGGCTGGTACGCGCTGGGGTTCGTGCACGCGCCGCGCGCCGCGTGGCCCGCGTGGCGCGCCGCACTGTTCGGGCTGGGGCTGCTGGTCGCGCTGCTCGTCACGCAGACGGCCGTGACGGACTTCACGCTGAACAGCATGACGCTGTACATGGCGCGCCTGATGGTCCTCGCGGAAGTCGTGCCGCCCCTCGTGATCCTCGGCCTGCCTGCCGGGCACCTCGTGCCGCGCGGCCGGGCGGCGCGGGCGCTGTCGTGGCTGCTCGACCCGTGGGTGGCACTCGCGCTGTGGACGGTCATCATCGTCTTCTGGAACGTCCCGGCGGGCTTCAGCGCGTCGCTCGTCAGCAACACCGCGTCCGGCCTGCTGCCGCTGCTGTACGTGCTGGGCGGCCTGCTCAGCTGGGCGGTCGTGCTGCGCCCCCTGCCGACCGTGCAGGGGCGCGGGTTCGGGAACCGCGGCTGGTTCGGGCTGCTCGCCAGCCTCCCCATGATGGCGGTCGCCGCCGTGTGGCTGTACAGTCCGCGCGTCCTGTACGCCCCGTACGTGGGCGCCCTGTGCCTGTGGAACACCACGCCGCTGCAGAATCAGGTGAACAGCGGGTGGGTCATGATGATCGCGGGCCTGCCCAGCATGGCGCTCGCCGTGGCGCAGCTCATGCTGTGGCTGATCGCGCTCGCCGACAGCGGCACCGTGACCGAAACCGAAGACCCGGACGCGGTGAACCCGGACGACCGGCCCGCCCCCGGACCGGCCGACGCGCGCCCCTGA
- a CDS encoding SCO family protein, translated as MVKRPWYVSALAALLAVLVLLGGVWAYTRLKSPFPYYGTVYDTPLPAAPVTGLTDRGQGAAPYTFTPGSGTTTALFFGFTHCPDICPLSLAYLERVRQAMTPDEQRRFRVLFVSLDPDRDTPQKIGEYVRYFGQAQGVQVREPALAALARAYAVSYVKAPLPGRAGDYQINHTSATFLIDAQGRRRLLWDYTQLNDTARVLKDVREVMATP; from the coding sequence ATGGTGAAGCGCCCCTGGTACGTGTCGGCCCTCGCGGCGCTGCTGGCGGTGCTGGTGCTGCTGGGCGGCGTGTGGGCATACACGCGCCTGAAGAGCCCCTTCCCGTACTACGGCACGGTGTACGATACCCCGCTGCCCGCCGCGCCCGTCACGGGCCTCACGGACCGGGGGCAGGGCGCCGCGCCGTACACCTTCACGCCGGGCAGCGGGACCACCACCGCGCTGTTCTTCGGCTTCACGCACTGCCCGGACATCTGCCCGCTGTCGCTCGCGTACCTGGAACGCGTGCGTCAGGCCATGACGCCGGACGAGCAGCGGCGATTCCGGGTGCTGTTCGTGTCGCTGGACCCGGACCGCGACACCCCGCAGAAGATCGGCGAGTACGTCCGGTACTTCGGGCAGGCGCAGGGCGTGCAGGTCCGCGAGCCCGCCCTGGCGGCCCTGGCGCGCGCGTACGCCGTGTCGTACGTGAAGGCCCCACTGCCCGGCCGGGCGGGCGACTACCAGATCAACCACACGAGCGCCACCTTCCTGATCGACGCGCAGGGCCGCCGCCGCCTGCTGTGGGACTACACGCAGCTCAACGACACCGCACGCGTCCTGAAGGACGTGCGTGAAGTGATGGCGACGCCGTGA
- a CDS encoding copper chaperone PCu(A)C: MKRTKRPLTLTPGGSRAGALLVLCLLAGLGGAQGMAGMPGMTPPHPGGPSSGTATAPRSATPAVTSAAVKGLQLRQGWVAAAPPGAQELSAYLELRNPGRTAVRVTGVRTPVSGHAMLMTTTRDTAGRESMTMTASLTVPAGGTLKVLPGTAHLMLQALRSQPQPGQRVPLTLTFSDGSARTFTLPVRKW; this comes from the coding sequence ATGAAGCGAACGAAGCGGCCCCTGACACTCACGCCGGGCGGGTCACGGGCGGGCGCGCTGCTCGTCCTGTGCCTGCTGGCCGGGCTGGGCGGCGCGCAGGGCATGGCCGGAATGCCCGGCATGACGCCCCCCCACCCGGGCGGCCCGTCCAGCGGCACGGCCACCGCGCCCCGCAGCGCCACGCCCGCCGTGACGAGCGCCGCCGTGAAGGGCCTGCAGCTGCGGCAGGGCTGGGTGGCGGCCGCCCCTCCCGGCGCGCAGGAACTCTCCGCGTACCTGGAACTCCGCAACCCCGGCCGGACCGCCGTGCGCGTCACGGGCGTCCGCACGCCCGTCAGCGGGCACGCCATGCTCATGACGACCACCCGCGACACCGCCGGCCGCGAGAGCATGACCATGACGGCCAGCCTGACCGTGCCCGCCGGCGGCACCCTGAAGGTCCTGCCCGGCACGGCCCACCTGATGCTGCAGGCGCTGCGCTCGCAGCCGCAACCGGGGCAGCGCGTGCCGCTCACCCTGACCTTCTCGGACGGCTCCGCGCGCACCTTCACGCTCCCGGTCCGCAAATGGTGA
- a CDS encoding DEAD/DEAH box helicase, translated as MQFTELVSPELSALLEARGILEASPIQAQSLPHTLAGRDLVGRARTGTGKTLAFALPILSKLTPSRERGRLPRAIIMAPTRELAKQVSEEFSKSGPAFEILTIYGGAAYGPQEKALQRGVDIVVGTPGRIIDHIERGNLRLDDVQFAVLDEADEMLSVGFADAIESILSSTPPERQTMLFSATIPDGLARIARKYLDNPLTVDLVGDTRMQAATTVQHLKIKAGRTRTRLLADLLTVYNPERAIIFTRTKREVDELAMELIHRGNEAEALHGDLAQSQRERALGAFRSGRVKVLVATDVAARGLDIPEVDLVVQYHLPQDPESYVHRSGRTGRAGRTGTAIVLYGDRELRDLRGLENATGVHFQERAHPTPQEVKDASSRAAADQVRSVEAQYGDPFKAEAERLFSELGLDALSRALARISGATQPVRNVSLLSGEEGVVAVQLEGGRMSIPRAVALISRSTNVESRKLGKVRLLTSGVAAIADVPTEVAQQLMKLSPLDGEVTVSVPTELPELQEPREREGSRDGGRFGSRGGSGGGGRSYGNREGGYQGNRSRFGGRDEGNSSGGRDFSDREFRPREDRRR; from the coding sequence ATGCAGTTTACTGAACTGGTCAGCCCAGAACTCTCCGCCTTGCTCGAAGCGCGCGGCATTCTCGAAGCGTCTCCCATTCAGGCGCAGTCCCTGCCGCATACCCTGGCCGGACGCGACCTGGTCGGCCGTGCCCGCACCGGCACCGGCAAGACGCTCGCCTTCGCGCTCCCCATCCTCAGCAAGCTGACGCCCAGCCGTGAACGCGGCCGCCTGCCGCGCGCCATCATCATGGCGCCCACCCGCGAACTCGCGAAGCAGGTCAGCGAGGAGTTCAGCAAGAGCGGCCCCGCCTTCGAAATCCTGACCATCTACGGCGGCGCCGCCTACGGCCCGCAGGAGAAGGCCCTGCAGCGCGGCGTCGACATCGTTGTCGGCACGCCCGGCCGCATCATCGACCACATCGAGCGCGGCAACCTCCGCCTCGACGACGTGCAGTTCGCGGTGCTCGACGAGGCCGACGAGATGCTCAGCGTGGGCTTCGCGGACGCCATCGAGAGCATCCTCAGCTCCACTCCCCCTGAGCGTCAGACGATGCTGTTCAGCGCCACCATCCCGGACGGCCTCGCCCGCATCGCCCGCAAGTACCTCGACAACCCCCTGACCGTCGACCTCGTCGGCGACACCCGCATGCAGGCCGCCACGACCGTGCAGCACCTCAAGATCAAGGCCGGACGCACCCGCACCCGCCTGCTCGCCGACCTGCTCACCGTGTACAACCCGGAGCGCGCCATCATCTTCACGCGCACCAAGCGCGAAGTGGACGAGCTCGCCATGGAACTCATCCACCGCGGCAACGAGGCCGAGGCGCTGCACGGCGACCTCGCGCAGAGCCAGCGTGAACGCGCCCTCGGCGCCTTCCGCAGCGGCCGCGTCAAGGTGCTCGTCGCGACGGACGTCGCCGCGCGCGGCCTCGACATCCCCGAAGTGGACCTCGTGGTGCAGTACCACCTGCCGCAGGACCCCGAGAGCTACGTGCACCGCTCCGGCCGCACCGGCCGCGCGGGCCGCACCGGCACCGCCATCGTGCTGTACGGCGACCGTGAACTCCGCGACCTGCGCGGCCTGGAGAACGCCACCGGCGTACACTTCCAGGAACGCGCCCACCCCACCCCGCAGGAAGTCAAGGACGCCAGCAGCCGCGCCGCCGCCGACCAGGTCCGCAGCGTCGAAGCGCAGTACGGCGATCCCTTCAAGGCCGAGGCGGAGCGTCTCTTCAGCGAACTGGGCCTGGACGCCCTGAGCCGCGCGCTCGCCCGCATCAGCGGCGCGACGCAGCCGGTGCGCAACGTCTCGCTCCTCAGCGGTGAGGAGGGCGTGGTGGCCGTGCAGCTCGAAGGTGGCCGCATGAGCATCCCGCGTGCCGTGGCGCTCATCTCGCGCAGCACCAACGTCGAGAGCCGCAAGCTCGGCAAGGTGCGCCTCCTGACCTCCGGCGTGGCCGCCATCGCGGACGTGCCGACCGAGGTCGCGCAGCAGCTCATGAAGCTCTCCCCGCTGGACGGCGAGGTGACGGTCAGCGTCCCGACCGAACTGCCGGAACTGCAGGAACCCCGCGAGCGCGAGGGCAGCCGTGACGGTGGCCGCTTCGGCAGCCGTGGCGGGAGCGGCGGCGGTGGCCGCAGCTACGGGAACCGCGAGGGCGGCTACCAGGGCAACCGCAGCCGCTTCGGTGGCCGCGACGAGGGCAACAGCAGCGGTGGCCGCGACTTCAGCGACCGCGAGTTCCGCCCCCGCGAGGACCGCCGCCGCTGA
- the guaB gene encoding IMP dehydrogenase, with amino-acid sequence MPDQAVLDPQQTPQTQDRFAYKFGREGITFDDVLLQPRHSQVLPHQVDIGTQLTRNIRLNIPFLSAAMDTVTETAMAVAMAREGGIGVIHKNMPVQAQAEMVRKVKRSESGMIVDPITLPITASVREADEMMAEYRISGVPITDEAGKLLGIITNRDMRFVDDMTLPVSAVMTKDDLVTVPVGTTLEEAQEIFKRTRIEKLLVVDDAYTLKGLITVKDLSKRVKYPNAAKDALGRLRVAAAIGVSADLMERAGALVAAGVDVLVLDSAHGHSEGILKAVSQVKAAFQVDLIAGNVATREGALALIEAGADAVKVGIGPGSICTTRVVTGVGVPQITAIFEACEAARAHGIPVIADGGIKQTGDVPKAIAAGASAVMMGSMLAGTDEAPGETVLRDGRRYKSYRGMGSLGAMDQGSADRYFQGGSRKFVPEGIEGIVAYKGTAGEVVYQFVGGLKSSMGYCGAGTLEALQRDAQFVRITGASLIESHPHGVTITREAPNYSR; translated from the coding sequence ATGCCCGACCAAGCCGTGCTCGACCCCCAGCAGACCCCGCAGACCCAGGACCGTTTCGCGTACAAGTTCGGGCGGGAAGGCATCACCTTCGACGACGTGCTCCTCCAGCCGCGCCACTCGCAGGTGCTGCCGCACCAGGTGGACATCGGCACGCAGCTCACCCGCAACATCCGCCTGAACATCCCCTTCCTGTCCGCCGCGATGGACACCGTGACCGAGACCGCGATGGCGGTCGCCATGGCGCGCGAGGGCGGCATCGGCGTGATCCACAAGAACATGCCGGTGCAGGCGCAGGCCGAGATGGTCCGCAAGGTCAAGCGCAGCGAGAGCGGCATGATCGTGGACCCCATCACGCTCCCCATCACCGCCAGCGTACGCGAGGCGGACGAGATGATGGCCGAGTACCGCATCAGCGGCGTGCCCATCACGGACGAGGCCGGGAAGCTGCTCGGCATCATCACCAACCGCGACATGCGCTTCGTGGACGACATGACGCTGCCCGTGTCGGCCGTCATGACCAAGGACGACCTCGTGACCGTGCCGGTCGGCACGACGCTCGAAGAGGCGCAGGAGATCTTCAAGCGCACCCGTATCGAGAAGCTGCTCGTGGTGGACGACGCGTACACCCTGAAGGGCCTCATCACCGTCAAGGACCTCAGCAAGCGCGTCAAGTACCCGAACGCCGCCAAGGACGCCCTGGGTCGCCTGCGCGTCGCGGCCGCCATCGGCGTGAGCGCCGACCTGATGGAGCGTGCGGGCGCGCTCGTCGCGGCGGGCGTGGACGTGCTGGTGCTGGACAGTGCGCACGGACACTCGGAAGGCATCCTGAAGGCCGTCTCTCAGGTCAAGGCGGCCTTCCAGGTGGACCTGATCGCCGGGAACGTCGCCACGCGCGAGGGGGCGCTCGCGCTCATCGAGGCGGGCGCGGACGCCGTGAAGGTCGGGATCGGGCCGGGCAGCATCTGCACCACCCGCGTCGTGACGGGCGTGGGCGTCCCGCAGATCACGGCGATCTTCGAGGCGTGCGAGGCGGCCCGCGCGCACGGCATTCCCGTCATCGCGGACGGCGGCATCAAGCAGACGGGCGACGTGCCCAAGGCCATCGCGGCGGGCGCGAGCGCCGTCATGATGGGCAGCATGCTGGCCGGGACGGACGAGGCGCCCGGCGAGACGGTCCTGCGCGACGGTCGCCGCTACAAGAGCTACCGCGGCATGGGGTCGCTCGGCGCGATGGACCAGGGGTCCGCCGACCGGTACTTCCAGGGCGGCAGCCGCAAGTTCGTGCCGGAAGGCATCGAGGGCATCGTGGCGTACAAGGGCACGGCGGGCGAGGTCGTGTACCAGTTCGTGGGCGGCCTCAAGAGCAGCATGGGGTACTGCGGGGCGGGCACGCTGGAGGCCCTGCAGCGCGACGCGCAGTTCGTGCGCATCACGGGTGCCAGCCTCATCGAGAGCCACCCGCACGGCGTGACCATCACGCGCGAGGCTCCCAACTACAGCCGCTGA